One Camelina sativa cultivar DH55 chromosome 3, Cs, whole genome shotgun sequence genomic window carries:
- the LOC104775996 gene encoding agamous-like MADS-box protein AGL65 has product MGRVKLKIKRLESTSNRQVTYTKRKNGILKKAKELSILCDIDIVLLMFSPTGRATAFHGEHSCIEEVISKFAQLTPQERTKRKLESLEALKKTFKKLDHDVNIHDFLGARNQTIEGLSNQVAIYQSQLMECHRRLSCWTNIDRIENTEHLSLLEESLRKSIERIQIHKEHYAKNQLLPIECTTTQFHSGIQLPMAMGGNSNMQEAHSMSWLPDNDNQQTILPGDSSYLPHREIDGSIPVYTSCFFESIKPEDQICSNPGQQFEHLEQQGNGCLGLQQLGEEYSYPTPFGSTLGMEDDQEKKIKSEMELNNLQQQHQHQHQQQQQQQQQLDPSMYDPMANDNSGCFQIPHDQSMFVNDHHHHHHHHHHQNWVPDSMFGQTSYNQQPN; this is encoded by the exons ATGGGTAGAGTTAAGTTGAAGATTAAACGGCTTGAGAGCACAAGTAACAGGCAAGTTACATACACGAAGAGAAAAAATGGGATATTGAAGAAAGCCAAAGAGTTATCCATTTTGTGTGATATTGATATTGTCCTTCTTATGTTTTCTCCTACCGGAAGGGCTACTGCTTTCCATGGAGAACACAG TTGCATTGAAGAGGTTATTTCCAAGTTTGCGCAATTAACTCCACAAGAAAGGACAAAAAG GAAACTGGAGAGCCTTGAA GCATTGAAGAAGACTTTTAAGAAACTGGATCATGATGTAAATATACATGACTTTTTAGGAGCAAG GAATCAAACTATTGAG GGTCTAAGTAACCAAGTAGCGATTTACCAATCTCAGCTTATGGAGTGTCATAGGAGGTTGAG TTGCTGGACGAACATTGATAGAATAGAAAACACAGAGCACCTCAGTTTATTGGAAGAATCATTGAGGAAATCTATTGAAAGAATCCAGATTCATAAG GAACATTACGCAAAAAACCAACTTTTACCAATAGAGTGTACAACAACACAG TTTCACAGCGGGATACAGTTGCCTATGGCGATGGGAGGTAATAGTAATATGCAAGAAGCTCACTCGATGTCTTGGCTTCCTGATAATGATAACCAGCAAACAATCTTACCTGGTGATTCCAGTTATCTTCCTCATAG AGAGATTGATGGATCGATTCCTGTTTACACAAGCTGCTTCTTTGAGTCTATTAAACCAGAAGATCAGATATGTAGCAACCCGGGACAACAGTTTGAGCACTTAGAACAACAAGGAAACGGTTGTTTGGGTTTACAACAACTTGGAGAGGAATATTCATATCCTACCCCATTTGGTTCTACTTTGGGAATGGAAGACGAtcaagagaaaaagataaaatctgAAATGGAATTGAACAACTTGCAACagcaacaccaacaccaacaccaacaacaacagcaacagcaacaacaacttGATCCTTCAATGTATGATCCAATGGCTAATGATAATAGTGGCTGCTTTCAAATTCCTCATGATCAGTCCATGTTTGtcaatgatcatcatcatcatcatcatcatcaccatcatcaaaaTTGGGTTCCAGATTCCATGTTTGGTCAGACTTCTTACAACCAG CAACCGAACTAA
- the LOC104778778 gene encoding E3 ubiquitin-protein ligase RNF181-like gives MRTVLDHHIRRNPEPEGDGTITINANVVGYNPTFTASPASNLVVKSLIRKIYEKVSSTGETTCAICLKEFINGESRVVNLPCGHDFDDECLLTWFKTNHTCPLCRFKLPCEDQY, from the exons ATGAGAACCGTATTGGATCACCATATTAGACGCAATCCTGAACCAGAGGGCGACGGCACAATCACAATCAATGCAAACGTCGTCGGTTATAATCCGACTTTTACGGCTTC ACCCGCAAGCAATCTCGTGGTCAAGTCCTTAATCAGGAAAATATACGAGAAGGTTAGTTCTACTGGCGAGACAACGTGCGCTATTTGTTTGAAAGAGTTTATTAACGGTGAAAGTAGAGTTGTGAATTTACCTTGTGGTCATGACTTTGACGATGAGTGTCTCCTAACGTGGTTTAAGACCAATCACACTTGTCCGCTGTGTCGTTTCAAGTTGCCGTGTGAAGATCAATATTGA
- the LOC104778779 gene encoding protein RKD1-like, with product MNSFCKLEYDQVFGKEDHSFSFLNHSSLYSHQSDLANLFFGLEDDFPPSASSFLALPDYLPSASSFLALPDLDPISIVSLDADLRSGYGSVSWTEEESMLDLDLEKKSETISNKKRRCREECVSSCSVSKTLSKEIISLYFYMPITQAAKELNIGLTLLKKRCRELGIQRWPHRKLMSLQKLISNVKELQKMEGEENEDKLRNALEKLEKEKETIEKLPDLKFEDKTKRLRQACFKANHKRKRRHGMSTSFTSSSSSSSVSGLSDS from the exons ATGAACTCATTTTGCAAATTGGAGTATGATCAAGTATTTGGCAAAGAAGATCACTCATTTTCATTTCTAAACCACTCATCActttactctcatcaaag CGACTTAGCGAATCTTTTCTTCGGCTTAGAAGATGACTTTCCTCCTTCTGCCTCAAGCTTTCTGGCTTTACCTGATTATCTTCCTTCTGCCTCAAGCTTTCTGGCTTTACCTGATCTTGATCCTATCTCCATCGTATCTCTTGACG CAGATTTACGTAGTGGGTACGGTTCTGTTTCATGGACCGAAGAAGAGTCGATGCTCGATCTTGATTTGGAGAAAAAGAGTGAAACCATCTCCAACAAGAAGAGGAGATGCAGAGAAGAATGTGTTTCTAGCTGCTCTGTTTCGAAGACATTGTCGAAAGAAATCATCTCATTGTACTTCTACATGCCCATAACTCAAGCGGCTAAAGAACTTAACATTGGTTTAACTCTTTTGAAGAAGAGATGTCGCGAATTGGGTATTCAACGCTGGCCTCATCGTAAGCTCATGAGCCTACAAAAACTCATCAGTAATGTCAAG GAGCTGCAGAAGATGGAAGGGGAAGAAAACGAAGACAAGCTAAGAAACGCTTTGGAAAAGctcgagaaggagaaggaaacgATTGAGAAGTTACCAGATTTGAAGTTTGAGGATAAGACTAAGAGATTAAGACAAGCTTGTTTCAAGGCTAACcataagaggaagagaagacaTGGCATGTCCACGTCCttcacatcatcatcttcttcttcctctgtttcggGTTTGAGTGATAGTTGA
- the LOC104778780 gene encoding NAP1-related protein 2-like, with amino-acid sequence MVADKSKKAKTEEENVEQIDTELVLSIEKLQEIQDDLEKINEKASDEVLEVEQKYNVIRKPVYDKRNEIIKAIPDFWLTAIFKYLSSLDVEDAKDVKSGYSITFYFNPNPYFEDGKLTKTFTFLEEGTTKITATPIKWKEGKGLSNGVNHEKNGNKRALPEESFFTWFNDAQHKEDVEIEMHDEVADIIKEDLWPNPLTYFNNEADEEDFDGDDDGDEEGKEGDSDEDDDEEGDEE; translated from the exons ATGGTGGCGGACAAGAGCAAAAAGGCGAAAACCGAAGAAGAGAACGTCGAGCAAATCGATACAGAGCTTGTCCTCTCAATTGAAAAGCTTCAAGAGATCCAAGACGACCTCGAGAAG ATTAACGAAAAGGCGAGTGATGAAGTGTTGGAAGTGGAGCAGAAGTATAATGTGATAAGGAAACCTGTTTATGACAAGCGTAACGAGATTATCAAAGCCATCCCTGATTTCTGGTTGACTGCT ATTTTCAAATATCTAAGCTCTCTGGATGTTGAGGATGCTAAAGATGTGAAATCCGGATACTCGATCACTTTT TACTTCAATCCCAATCCATATTTTGAGGATGGAAAACTAACAAAGACTTTTACCTTCCTCGAAGAAGGGACAACAAAAATTACAGCCACCCCTATCAAATGGAAAGAGGGCAAA GGCTTGTCAAATGGAGTGAATCACGAGAAGAATGGAAACAAACGTGCATTACCTGAAGAGAG CTTCTTTACCTGGTTTAATGATGCTCAACACAAGGAGGACGTTGAGATTGAGATGCATGACGAG GTTGCCGATATCATCAAGGAAGATTTGTGGCCCAACCCTCTCACCTATTTTAACAAT GAGGCTGATGAAGAGGACTTTGATGGAGAcgatgatggagatgaagag GGGAAAGAAGGTGAttctgatgaagatgatgacgaagaaGGTGATGAGGAATGA